Proteins from a single region of Rana temporaria chromosome 2 unlocalized genomic scaffold, aRanTem1.1 chr2t, whole genome shotgun sequence:
- the LOC120921681 gene encoding myelin-oligodendrocyte glycoprotein-like: protein MRSLLQVVLIMCIDSQRVGHLDKTGVVASLHDNVTLPCWFSFIQGSEGLKVVWEKNDKDGRGSIAHMFMNNQDNLTEQDIRYTERTELSGDFAQGTVNLTLREVTFNDEGTYFCRAANRKDHGDKKVELTINKLNAEESTVTIIHIDGKKRLKCIDIGVFRDPWIKWYDEESTDLSDYGTRNITDIGNGRKMVTSVLNLDVERNKPYFCVVKEGRLKRTARAVLSDGKPVIVTEIKLPE, encoded by the exons GTTGTCCTGATAATGTGCATAGATTCCCAGCGTGTTGGGCACTTGG ATAAGACGGGAGTGGTGGCTTCCCTCCATGACAATGTCACCCTCCCGTGTTGGTTTTCCTTTATACAAGGGTCAGAAGGTCTGAAGGTGGTCTGGGAGAAGAATGATAAGGATGGGAGAGGATCGATCGCACACATGTTTATGAATAATCAGGATAATCTCACAGAACAGGATATACGCTACACGGAACGCACAGAATTGTCTGGAGATTTCGCTCAGGGAACGGTGAACCTGACCCTGCGAGAGGTCACCTTCAATGATGAGGGGACTTATTTCTGCAGAGCAGCCAACAGAAAAGACCATGGGGACAAGAAGGTGGAATTAACCATAAACA AATTAAATGCAGAGGAGTCAACAGTTACCATCATTCACATTGATGGGAAGAAGCGTCTGAAGTGTATTGATATCGGTGTGTTCAGGGATCCCTGGATAAAGTGGTATGATGAGGAGAGTACAGATCTGTCCGACTATGGAACACGTAACATAACTGACATCGGTAATGGGCGGAAGATGGTGACGTCTGTGCTGAACTTGGATGTGGAAAGAAATAAACCGTACTTCTGTGTGGTGAAAGAGGGGAGACTGAAGAGGACCGCCCGAGCTGTGCTATCAG ATGGAAAGCCGGTGATTGTCACTGAAATAAAACTTCCAGAGTGA